From the Sebastes fasciatus isolate fSebFas1 chromosome 3, fSebFas1.pri, whole genome shotgun sequence genome, one window contains:
- the LOC141765311 gene encoding E3 ubiquitin-protein ligase TRIM21-like, translating to MAAASNLLSKDQFLCSICLDVFTDPVAIPCGHNFCKNCITEHWNTSDRCQCPMCKEVFTIRPDLRVNTFISEMVVQFRQSAQQKASSSSSEQQMSKPGEVPCDFCTGTKLKALKSCLVCLASYCETHLGPHLTASRLKRHQLIDPVENLEDRMCMKHDKPLELFCKTDQTCVCMLCLVLDHKTHEFVPLKEEYEGKKAELGKTEAEIQQMIQKRRLKIQEIKHSVDLSEEDADREIAEGVQVFSALKETVERGQANLINTIKEKQKTTEKQAEAFIKELEQEISELTKRRTEVEQLSRSEDHLHLLQSVQSLKAAPPTKDWTEVTVCPSTYEGTVVKAVAQLEETLSKEMKKLVAEAELRRVQQYAVDVALDPDTAHPDLILSDDGKQVNDSDVKKNLPDNPERFSISVFVLGKQSFSSGRFYFEVQVKGKTDWTLGVARESINRKGVITQRPKDGYWTIWLTNVNEYKALDVPPVSLSLKSRPQKVGVFVDYEEGLVSFYDVDAAALIYSFTGCCFTEKLLTFFSPCDNDGGKNSAPLIISPVNQAE from the coding sequence ATGGCTGCTGCCAGCAATCTGCTATCTAaagatcagtttctgtgctccatctgtctggatgtgttcactgatccagtcgctataccatgtggacacaacttctgcaaaaactgcatcACTGAACACTGGAATACTAGTGACAGGTGTCAGTGTCCCATGTGTAAAGAGGTTTTTACCATAAGACCTGATTTGAGGGTCAACACTTTCATCTCTGAGATGGTTGTTCAattcagacagtcagctcaacagaaagccagcagcagcagctcagagcaacaaatgtccaaaccaggagaagttccctgtgacttctgcactggaaccaaactgaaggccctgaagtcctgcctggtgtgtctggcctcctactgtgagactcacctgggGCCTCATCTGACAGCTTCACgtctgaaaagacatcagctgatcgaccctgtggagaacctggaagaCAGGATGTGTATGAAGCACGATAAACctctggagctgttctgtaagaccgaccagacatgtgtctgcatgctctgcCTCGTTTTAGACCACAAGACACACGAGTttgttcctctgaaagaagaatatgaaggaaagaaggccgagctggggaagacagaggctgaaatccagcagatgatccagaagagacgactgaagattcaggagatcAAACATTCAGTCGACctcagtgaggaagatgcagacagagagatagcagaaggtgttcaggtcttcagtGCTCTGAAGGAGACTGTTGAGAGAGGCCAGGCCAATCTCATCAACacgatcaaagagaagcagaaaacaacagaaaaacaggccgaagctttcatcaaagagctggaacaggaaatctctgagctgacgaagagaaggactgaagtggagcagctctcacgctctgaagaccatctccatcttctccagagtgtccagtccctgaaagctgctccacccacCAAGGACTGGACAGAGGTCACTGTCTGTCCATCAACATATGAGGGCACTGTGGTGAAAGCTGtggctcagctggaggagacactcagtaaagagatgaagaagtTGGTCGCTGAGGCTGAGCTGAGGAGGGTCCAGCAGTATGCAGTGGATGTGGCACTTGATCCTGATACAGCTCATCCTgatctcatcctgtctgatgatggaAAACAAGTGAATGATAGTGATGTGAAgaagaatctcccagacaacccagagagattttctattagtgtttttgttttaggaaagcagagtttctcttcaggcaGATTTTACTTTGAGGTTCAAGTTAAAGGAAAGACTGACTGGACTttaggagtggccagagagtcgatcaacaggaagggagTCATCACACAGAGACCTAAGGATGGTTACTGGACTATATGGTTGACAAATGTAAATGAGTACAAAGCTCTTGATGTTCCTCCTGTtagtctctctctgaagtctcggcctcagaaggtgggggtgtttgtggattatgaggagggtctggtctccttttatgacgtagatgctgcagctcttatctactcctttactggctgctgcttcactgagaaactcctcACATTCTTCAGTCCTTGTGATAATGATGGTggtaaaaactctgcccctctgatcatctctcctgtcaatcaAGCTGAGTAG